In the genome of Methanopyrus kandleri AV19, one region contains:
- a CDS encoding cobaltochelatase subunit CobN, whose protein sequence is MVRAVVVVGHQPYSLSVAKAAERLKGEIDVEMFYMWDLRERPEEFEEAMRRADFAVLNVMDSATAEAVDLDAIAEETPFVAVHSCFEVMRASFKSLGLEKSRLFRFFGRMMERRKDNLSGVRMDEALERGAKFAERMGWFGALKKLKIAMRAFRYWDYGGADNVENMLLYLAGELAGADLREPDPPEEVPGRALYDPEEGLIDVDFLRELREEYGTLVPVTFYKFFYTNGNTEHVDAVIEALRERGVGAVGAYCSIDAYGTLTRFFGDERPDAVVALTCFRIVGGPMGGEVERGIELLRRWDVPYFVAPQVWYLDREEWEENEFGMDPLSLLINVSLPELDSAIFLPPVACQSEVGRFEDVPLHAMEPIRENVDRAAELVYRWLELRRRGPRRVAIVLFNYPPGEENVGEAAYLDTFSSLRNVLELLRDGLDLEVDLDRVTDDVLRRLGNPDLRHRRPEDVPAADEVPLDRYREWFEELPEGSRERVLEAWGEPEEDPLLVDGAFPIFGLDLGDVFVGFQPTRGLHESEESYHEDTPPTHYYVCFYEWLRREWGADVVLHFGTHGTLEFLPGKEKALSEACFPDLLITPIPHVYLYNVNNPSEAAIAKHRTYAYMVSHLHPPLADPELKGYRELLRLCEAVREGREDVEELREIAKAAGIRVEVEDDDAYVGAVESMVRRALRDRIPCGLHVVGADPDPELVAETAVSYAESRDLLDADREEAVEVVREYVEEGEDRLSEVFADPDAVRELVDGLIESYDRETESLLRTLRGDYLEPSPGGEIERNPEVVPTGRNLTALNPRRIPTPEAEERARKAVRELLERYREEHGEYPETVGLVLWAFETMQTGGETVAMIFELLGVRPVRDDAGNVIDVEPVPAEELDRPRVDVVVTMCGIFRDTFPNVVELIDRAVRKVAELDEPEDVNPVRKHVRELREEGHGRPESRVFGPRPDLYAADNMRSKVESSDWDDESELIDAYLNDMGYVYGEGVHGEEARGLFEAVAGRQDATAQVRSHRSYDIIDLDHYYEFLGGLTAAAEDAETYVIDSCSGRDPEVHDLETVVRSGAVSRLLNEKWKRHMLKHGYDGCREIAKRVEYLVGLAATTDSVEDWIWEGVAREYLFDEETRERMEELNPAAVREIASRLLEAHERGYWDADEETIERIREIRRKFE, encoded by the coding sequence GTGGTCAGGGCCGTGGTCGTGGTCGGTCACCAACCGTACTCGCTCAGCGTCGCGAAGGCCGCGGAGCGTCTGAAGGGTGAGATCGACGTCGAGATGTTCTACATGTGGGATCTACGTGAGCGGCCCGAGGAGTTCGAGGAGGCGATGCGGAGGGCGGACTTCGCGGTCCTGAACGTGATGGACTCCGCCACGGCGGAGGCCGTCGACCTGGACGCGATCGCGGAGGAGACGCCCTTCGTGGCCGTCCACTCCTGCTTCGAGGTCATGCGGGCCTCGTTCAAGAGCCTGGGGCTCGAGAAGAGCCGCCTCTTCCGGTTCTTCGGGCGGATGATGGAACGCCGCAAGGACAACCTCTCCGGGGTCCGGATGGACGAGGCGTTGGAGCGCGGGGCCAAGTTCGCGGAAAGGATGGGCTGGTTCGGCGCGCTCAAGAAGCTGAAGATCGCGATGCGGGCGTTCCGGTACTGGGACTACGGCGGCGCGGACAACGTCGAGAACATGCTCCTGTACCTGGCCGGGGAGCTCGCGGGCGCGGACTTGCGGGAGCCCGACCCGCCCGAAGAGGTCCCGGGCCGCGCGCTGTACGACCCGGAGGAGGGCCTCATCGACGTGGACTTCCTGCGGGAGCTCCGTGAGGAGTACGGGACGCTCGTCCCGGTCACGTTCTACAAGTTCTTCTACACGAACGGGAACACGGAGCACGTGGACGCGGTCATCGAGGCGCTCCGGGAGCGCGGCGTCGGCGCGGTGGGGGCCTACTGCTCGATCGACGCCTACGGGACCCTGACGCGGTTCTTCGGGGACGAGCGCCCGGACGCGGTGGTCGCCCTGACCTGCTTCAGGATCGTCGGCGGCCCGATGGGCGGCGAGGTCGAGCGGGGGATCGAGCTGCTCCGGCGCTGGGACGTCCCGTACTTCGTGGCCCCGCAGGTTTGGTACCTGGACCGCGAGGAGTGGGAGGAGAACGAGTTCGGGATGGACCCGCTGAGCCTGCTCATCAACGTGTCCCTGCCGGAGCTGGACTCGGCGATCTTCCTACCGCCAGTGGCCTGTCAGTCGGAGGTCGGCCGCTTCGAGGACGTCCCCTTGCACGCGATGGAGCCGATCCGGGAGAACGTGGACCGCGCGGCGGAGCTCGTGTACAGGTGGCTGGAGCTGCGGCGGCGCGGCCCGAGGAGGGTGGCGATCGTCCTGTTCAACTACCCGCCGGGTGAGGAGAACGTGGGCGAGGCCGCGTACCTGGACACGTTCTCGAGCCTGCGGAACGTGCTGGAGCTGTTGAGGGACGGGCTGGACCTCGAGGTGGACCTCGACCGGGTCACGGACGACGTGCTCAGGCGGCTGGGTAACCCGGACTTGCGGCACCGACGACCCGAGGACGTGCCCGCGGCGGACGAGGTCCCGCTCGACCGGTACCGGGAGTGGTTCGAGGAGCTCCCGGAGGGGTCCCGGGAGCGCGTGCTCGAGGCCTGGGGTGAACCGGAGGAGGACCCCCTGCTCGTGGACGGGGCGTTCCCGATCTTCGGGCTCGACCTGGGCGACGTGTTCGTGGGCTTCCAGCCGACGCGGGGCCTCCACGAGTCGGAGGAGTCATACCACGAGGACACGCCGCCCACGCACTACTACGTCTGCTTCTACGAGTGGCTGCGGCGCGAGTGGGGCGCGGACGTTGTCCTGCACTTCGGTACGCACGGGACCCTGGAGTTCCTGCCGGGCAAGGAGAAGGCGCTCTCCGAGGCGTGCTTCCCGGATCTCCTCATCACGCCGATCCCGCACGTGTACCTGTACAACGTGAACAACCCGTCCGAGGCCGCGATCGCCAAGCACCGGACGTACGCGTACATGGTCTCGCACCTGCACCCGCCGCTCGCCGACCCGGAGCTGAAGGGTTACCGGGAGCTCCTGCGGCTTTGCGAGGCCGTCCGGGAGGGCCGGGAGGACGTCGAGGAGCTCCGCGAGATCGCCAAGGCGGCCGGGATCCGGGTCGAGGTCGAGGACGACGACGCGTACGTGGGCGCGGTGGAATCGATGGTCCGCCGGGCGCTGAGGGACCGGATCCCGTGCGGGCTCCACGTGGTCGGGGCGGACCCGGACCCCGAGCTGGTCGCCGAGACGGCCGTGAGCTACGCCGAGTCGAGGGACCTGCTGGACGCCGACCGGGAGGAGGCCGTCGAGGTCGTGCGGGAGTACGTCGAGGAGGGGGAGGACCGGCTGTCGGAGGTCTTCGCCGACCCGGACGCCGTCAGGGAGCTCGTCGACGGGCTGATCGAGTCCTACGACCGCGAGACCGAGTCCCTCCTGCGCACGCTGCGCGGGGACTACCTCGAGCCGTCCCCGGGAGGGGAGATCGAGCGGAACCCCGAGGTCGTACCCACCGGTCGCAACCTGACCGCTCTGAACCCCAGGCGGATCCCGACCCCCGAGGCCGAGGAGCGCGCCCGGAAGGCGGTGAGGGAGCTCCTGGAGCGCTACCGTGAGGAGCACGGCGAGTACCCGGAGACGGTGGGGCTCGTCCTCTGGGCCTTCGAGACGATGCAGACGGGCGGCGAGACCGTGGCGATGATCTTCGAGCTGCTCGGGGTCAGGCCGGTGCGGGACGACGCGGGCAACGTCATCGACGTCGAGCCGGTGCCGGCGGAGGAGCTGGACCGGCCCAGGGTGGACGTGGTCGTGACGATGTGCGGGATCTTCCGGGACACGTTCCCGAACGTGGTGGAGCTGATCGACCGCGCGGTCCGGAAGGTGGCGGAGCTCGACGAGCCCGAGGACGTCAACCCGGTGAGGAAGCACGTCCGGGAGCTGCGGGAGGAGGGGCACGGGCGGCCCGAGTCCCGCGTGTTCGGGCCCAGGCCCGACCTCTACGCCGCCGACAACATGCGTTCCAAGGTCGAGTCCTCGGACTGGGACGACGAGTCCGAGCTGATCGACGCGTACCTGAACGACATGGGCTACGTCTACGGAGAGGGGGTCCACGGCGAGGAGGCTCGCGGGCTCTTCGAGGCCGTGGCGGGCCGGCAGGACGCGACCGCGCAGGTGAGGTCCCACCGGTCGTACGACATCATCGACCTCGACCACTACTACGAGTTCCTCGGCGGGCTGACCGCGGCCGCTGAGGACGCCGAGACGTACGTGATCGACTCGTGCTCGGGTCGGGACCCCGAGGTCCACGACCTGGAGACCGTCGTCAGGTCGGGGGCGGTGTCCCGGCTGCTGAACGAGAAGTGGAAGCGCCACATGCTGAAGCACGGTTACGACGGGTGCCGGGAGATCGCGAAGCGGGTCGAGTACCTGGTCGGTCTCGCGGCGACGACGGACTCCGTGGAGGACTGGATCTGGGAGGGCGTGGCCCGCGAGTACCTCTTCGACGAGGAGACCCGGGAGCGCATGGAGGAGCTGAACCCGGCGGCGGTCCGCGAGATCGCCTCCAGGTTGCTGGAGGCGCACGAGCGGGGCTACTGGGACGCCGACGAGGAGACGATCGAGCGGATCAGGGAGATCCGGAGGAAGTTCGAGTGA
- a CDS encoding radical SAM protein, protein MSFHVTVDVTTECPHDCPHCNLRGTRRAGHLDPEVLERILAEVADRYDLDFVILTGGEPCLHPRFGELVELCRRYDAGVGVNVATEVHPALADVDHVYVALEPHRGYGLEGALRTWEEVARLEPDEVYANTVACRDTYGELRRVNEVAVELGAAAHFVIAYVPPGPDDPLDDYPHDELPGLVRGLRRACLAGMPYQEEVPFSSCRHGEYNLHVRADGELTPCQHWKTYTLADLDEFEGMRGLEPEGPCRDCPRFEECQGGCNAYAWNVAGRLMPDPRCPRVRGSP, encoded by the coding sequence TTGTCCTTCCACGTGACCGTGGACGTGACCACCGAGTGCCCCCACGACTGCCCGCACTGCAACCTCCGGGGGACGCGGCGCGCCGGGCACCTGGACCCGGAGGTCCTCGAGCGGATCCTGGCCGAGGTCGCGGACCGGTACGACCTGGACTTCGTGATCCTGACGGGCGGCGAGCCCTGCCTACACCCCAGGTTCGGGGAACTCGTCGAACTGTGCCGGAGGTACGACGCCGGCGTGGGCGTCAACGTGGCCACGGAGGTCCACCCCGCCCTGGCCGACGTCGACCACGTCTACGTGGCCCTCGAGCCGCACCGGGGGTACGGGCTGGAGGGCGCCCTGAGGACCTGGGAGGAGGTGGCCCGGCTCGAGCCGGACGAGGTGTACGCCAACACCGTGGCCTGTCGGGACACCTACGGCGAGCTCAGGAGGGTCAACGAGGTTGCGGTCGAGCTGGGCGCCGCGGCGCACTTCGTCATCGCGTACGTACCCCCGGGACCCGACGATCCCCTGGACGACTACCCGCACGACGAGCTGCCCGGGCTGGTCCGCGGGTTGAGGCGGGCCTGTCTCGCCGGGATGCCCTACCAGGAGGAGGTGCCCTTCAGCTCGTGTCGGCACGGGGAGTACAACCTCCACGTCCGGGCGGACGGCGAGCTGACGCCGTGTCAGCACTGGAAGACGTACACGCTGGCGGACCTCGACGAGTTCGAAGGCATGAGGGGGCTCGAACCCGAGGGACCGTGCCGGGACTGTCCGAGGTTCGAGGAGTGCCAGGGCGGGTGCAACGCCTACGCCTGGAACGTCGCGGGCCGGCTCATGCCCGATCCGCGCTGCCCCAGGGTGCGGGGCTCGCCGTGA
- a CDS encoding DUF1678 family protein, producing MVGSRIPIPSDPVERIRALRVLREVYRRGKKPSLEVTYRTVNGSTCGPYYVARWRCDSRFKHGRTLYLGKPENESVSFVEWLVSLDRNEVLKLARHLMRNLRSVLKTLLTEISNLPYKRARRVLARGLALTFDARPSNSPRIRDVLEELPDRLESFLIRTLGGWPAHYSSHLNKIIRSRRKSLDGKHEIPDVLLELERWKLEY from the coding sequence TTGGTCGGATCGCGTATCCCGATACCCTCGGACCCCGTGGAACGGATCCGGGCCCTCCGAGTCCTGAGGGAGGTCTACCGCCGGGGGAAGAAGCCGAGCCTGGAGGTGACCTACCGGACCGTCAACGGGAGCACGTGCGGTCCCTATTACGTCGCGAGGTGGAGGTGTGACTCGCGGTTCAAACACGGTAGGACCCTCTACTTGGGTAAGCCGGAAAACGAAAGCGTTTCCTTCGTCGAGTGGTTGGTTTCCCTTGATCGGAACGAGGTTTTGAAACTCGCGCGGCACTTGATGCGCAATCTCCGCTCGGTACTCAAGACCCTCCTGACCGAGATCTCGAATCTACCATACAAACGGGCGCGACGAGTACTCGCCCGCGGGCTCGCACTGACATTCGACGCCAGACCCTCGAACTCACCGCGAATCCGGGACGTGTTAGAGGAACTCCCCGACCGGTTGGAATCCTTCCTGATCAGGACCCTGGGAGGCTGGCCGGCGCATTACTCGAGTCACTTGAATAAGATCATCCGTTCTAGAAGGAAGTCCCTCGACGGGAAACACGAGATCCCCGACGTACTCCTAGAGCTCGAACGCTGGAAACTCGAGTACTGA
- a CDS encoding metal-dependent hydrolase, whose product MRARTHVLLTYLLTAPFLGVERAITASLSAILPDLDHPNSLVSSALYPLELLTGRDLRLALSRRLRHRGILHCPWPWGALAYLLWATGHPNAALVPLGGFLHCLEDAFTTMGVPVMWRREGGSWRSVRLSLTGLPSDTWDAILPPLALAVTWALFLLNPAEFHATHLDENPYLERAYWTSRAVLLRPFLHTVEGLNREALRVSGYGRLPHVRAVLRYDYGPREVSGLWTPAGWVRGDDGRWYPPPTHGYSLRSLSYERAAYRVGTVRCWDAPEGALVLRAVLAYEGLSPVALERLAREAVLLGFRVRHTDRVGGHLVLEGGGLAIPVLHRLPRPAWCRVTFLPSRSLR is encoded by the coding sequence ATGAGGGCCCGGACCCACGTCCTGCTCACCTACCTGCTGACCGCCCCGTTCCTGGGCGTGGAACGGGCGATCACCGCGTCCCTCTCGGCGATACTACCCGACCTCGACCACCCGAACTCCCTGGTCTCCTCGGCCCTCTACCCGCTCGAGCTCCTCACGGGCCGGGACCTCAGGCTGGCGCTCTCCCGGAGGCTCAGGCACCGCGGGATCCTCCACTGCCCCTGGCCGTGGGGCGCGCTCGCCTACCTCCTCTGGGCGACCGGGCACCCGAACGCCGCGCTCGTGCCCCTGGGAGGGTTCCTCCACTGCCTCGAGGACGCGTTCACGACGATGGGCGTACCGGTCATGTGGAGGCGGGAGGGCGGCTCGTGGCGCTCGGTCAGGCTCTCGCTCACGGGGCTGCCGTCCGACACCTGGGACGCGATCCTGCCGCCGCTCGCCCTGGCCGTCACCTGGGCGCTGTTCCTGCTGAACCCGGCCGAGTTCCACGCGACCCACCTCGACGAGAACCCGTACCTGGAGCGCGCGTACTGGACCTCGCGGGCGGTCCTCCTGAGACCCTTCCTGCACACGGTGGAGGGGCTGAACCGGGAGGCGCTCCGGGTTTCCGGGTACGGCCGGCTCCCGCACGTGCGGGCCGTCCTCCGGTACGATTACGGCCCCCGGGAGGTCTCGGGGCTCTGGACCCCGGCGGGCTGGGTCCGCGGGGACGACGGGCGCTGGTACCCGCCGCCCACGCACGGGTACTCCCTGCGGTCCCTCTCCTACGAGCGGGCGGCGTACCGGGTGGGGACGGTGCGGTGCTGGGATGCCCCCGAGGGTGCGCTGGTGCTCCGCGCGGTGCTGGCGTACGAGGGTCTGAGCCCGGTCGCGCTCGAGAGGTTGGCCAGGGAGGCCGTGCTCCTCGGGTTCAGGGTCCGGCACACGGACCGGGTCGGCGGTCACCTGGTCCTGGAGGGTGGGGGACTCGCGATCCCGGTCCTGCACAGGCTCCCGAGACCCGCCTGGTGTCGGGTCACCTTTCTGCCCTCGAGATCGTTACGGTAA
- the nth gene encoding endonuclease III domain-containing protein translates to MEAPRIVERWLRGMEERGEYEPAWGDREDVYSVALAGVLHQRTRRELAEPVLRELLRRYPEPSDLLKAPEDELKESLARIGLVERRLKAVLGLARLLSEDPEPSGEDLLSVPGVGPYTADLVRAVVYRERVLPVDANVRRVVRRSTGRPVGDVGAEWVRAARDPRDLALGTVELGRRCCRPEPECEECPIAGVCAEQGRVRG, encoded by the coding sequence TTGGAGGCGCCGAGAATCGTCGAGCGGTGGCTCCGGGGGATGGAGGAGCGCGGGGAGTACGAACCGGCCTGGGGCGATAGGGAAGACGTCTACTCGGTCGCGCTCGCGGGTGTGTTACATCAACGTACCCGGAGGGAGCTAGCCGAGCCGGTGCTCAGGGAACTGCTGCGCCGGTACCCGGAACCCTCGGACCTCCTGAAGGCCCCGGAGGACGAGCTGAAGGAGTCGCTCGCGCGGATCGGTCTGGTGGAACGGAGGCTGAAGGCCGTCCTGGGGCTGGCCAGGCTGCTGTCGGAAGACCCGGAACCCTCGGGCGAGGATCTGCTCTCGGTGCCCGGGGTGGGCCCGTACACCGCGGACCTGGTGCGGGCGGTCGTGTACCGGGAGCGGGTCCTGCCCGTGGACGCGAACGTGCGTCGCGTGGTGAGACGGTCGACTGGGCGTCCCGTGGGAGATGTCGGCGCGGAGTGGGTGAGAGCCGCCCGGGATCCCAGGGACCTCGCGCTGGGTACTGTGGAACTGGGACGGAGGTGCTGCCGTCCGGAGCCGGAGTGTGAGGAGTGTCCGATCGCGGGCGTTTGCGCGGAGCAGGGAAGAGTACGTGGGTGA
- a CDS encoding roadblock/LC7 domain-containing protein: MIEKVLADLNRVAGVNGSMVASSDGLVVAEAVPPEVDPEIVGAIATTVYGSGERVIEEMELGELKQMLVESTDGKVVIIRVDDDALLVLIADPDANLGLIRLKAREAAEEISKQL; this comes from the coding sequence GTGATCGAGAAGGTGTTGGCGGATCTCAACAGGGTGGCGGGCGTCAACGGCTCGATGGTGGCCTCCAGCGACGGGTTGGTGGTGGCGGAGGCGGTACCGCCCGAGGTGGATCCCGAGATCGTGGGGGCCATCGCCACCACGGTGTACGGTTCGGGGGAGCGCGTCATCGAGGAGATGGAGCTCGGGGAGCTGAAGCAGATGCTGGTGGAATCCACCGACGGGAAGGTGGTCATCATCAGGGTCGACGACGATGCCCTGCTGGTGCTCATCGCGGACCCGGACGCGAACCTCGGACTCATCAGGCTGAAAGCGCGAGAGGCTGCCGAGGAGATATCCAAGCAGCTCTGA
- a CDS encoding metallophosphoesterase yields the protein MRLPVVLTPSVLGILLLLSIHVARPVNPSSHYALDDFLKVEFDGMRDGIVLKFPVALDGEVVYGSSAPGRYPYPVYRYRDPLEGGIANVWIEGLPYIGRSGVHTFIFKVINTEGRPIFYGEVQVRRDPRTGRFQVLRGSVICGPFVYCPRPDGCVIRYRTLEPVRTELVVRRPDGGIVTRLEDGKPRTVHEFRVTGLRPDTEYELIVRWNGFELAKREFRTAVPDGAAGFTFAFASDSRCRHLKESAGGGDADAYGCNVEALRSIMMFAARHGARFLVFPGDLIYGHATPEDARLQYWNWKQAVAPWEPSVPVYVGYGNHEAAVVGSGGRCSGEEVFSREFVTPAELGRGPAGVSEGRGLPPYGDTVYWFEYGCVAVVVLNNCYSGMLRDWTGPGECPYLGYVMDRQLRWLEETLDRLDRDPTVRYVFVAAHLPPYRLTEPQELSNRLRPVVNGRPVGEGYVDRLNRLLEVLMRHRKVVALLCGHDHCYARYLIDRNFPMYPKGWRGRDIRREPWFRPLWVIIDGNAGAPMFTLADSPWKDRVRVFTTRSAVVVLFHVRFDRIVVEAYDATTGERVDRFEIPAPG from the coding sequence GTGCGACTCCCGGTGGTCCTCACACCTTCGGTGCTCGGAATTCTGCTACTACTGTCGATCCACGTCGCACGCCCGGTAAACCCGAGCTCGCATTACGCCCTTGACGACTTCCTGAAAGTCGAGTTCGACGGCATGCGGGACGGGATCGTCCTCAAGTTCCCGGTCGCCTTGGACGGCGAGGTCGTGTACGGCTCATCCGCACCGGGCAGGTACCCATACCCGGTGTACCGGTACCGGGACCCTCTGGAGGGCGGGATCGCGAACGTCTGGATCGAGGGTCTACCGTACATCGGCCGGTCCGGGGTTCACACTTTCATCTTCAAGGTTATCAACACGGAAGGCCGCCCGATCTTCTACGGCGAGGTTCAGGTCCGACGGGACCCGAGGACCGGTCGGTTCCAGGTTCTGCGCGGTTCGGTGATCTGCGGCCCGTTCGTGTACTGTCCACGCCCCGACGGATGCGTGATCCGCTACCGGACGCTAGAACCCGTGAGAACGGAGCTCGTCGTCCGGAGACCGGATGGAGGAATCGTGACTCGGCTGGAGGACGGGAAACCCCGGACCGTGCACGAGTTCCGAGTGACGGGCCTCCGCCCGGACACCGAGTACGAGCTGATCGTGCGGTGGAACGGGTTCGAGCTGGCGAAGCGGGAGTTCAGGACCGCGGTACCGGACGGAGCCGCGGGTTTCACGTTCGCGTTCGCGAGCGACTCGAGGTGCAGACACCTCAAGGAGTCCGCCGGCGGTGGCGACGCCGACGCGTACGGTTGCAACGTGGAGGCGCTCCGGTCGATCATGATGTTTGCCGCGCGGCACGGGGCGCGGTTCCTGGTCTTTCCGGGTGACCTGATCTACGGACACGCGACCCCGGAGGACGCTCGGCTCCAGTACTGGAACTGGAAGCAGGCCGTCGCCCCGTGGGAACCCTCGGTGCCCGTGTACGTCGGCTACGGTAATCACGAGGCGGCCGTGGTCGGATCCGGAGGTCGATGCTCGGGCGAGGAGGTCTTTTCCCGGGAGTTCGTGACTCCCGCCGAGTTAGGCCGGGGTCCCGCGGGCGTCTCGGAGGGTAGGGGATTGCCGCCTTACGGGGACACGGTATACTGGTTCGAGTACGGCTGCGTGGCCGTGGTCGTCTTGAACAACTGCTACTCGGGAATGCTCCGGGACTGGACGGGTCCCGGCGAGTGCCCGTACCTGGGGTACGTGATGGATCGACAGTTGAGGTGGCTCGAAGAGACCCTCGACAGGCTCGATCGGGATCCGACCGTCCGGTACGTGTTCGTGGCGGCACACTTACCCCCGTACCGGTTAACCGAGCCACAGGAGCTGAGCAACAGGCTCCGTCCCGTCGTCAACGGACGACCCGTCGGCGAGGGCTACGTCGACAGGTTGAACCGTCTCCTCGAGGTCCTCATGAGGCATCGTAAGGTCGTGGCGTTGCTCTGCGGGCACGACCACTGCTACGCGCGGTACCTCATCGACAGGAACTTCCCCATGTACCCGAAGGGCTGGCGGGGTCGGGACATCCGACGCGAGCCCTGGTTCAGGCCGCTCTGGGTCATCATCGACGGGAACGCGGGCGCGCCCATGTTCACCCTCGCGGACAGCCCGTGGAAGGACCGCGTCCGGGTCTTCACCACGCGCTCGGCCGTGGTCGTCCTCTTCCACGTGCGGTTCGACCGGATCGTCGTCGAGGCCTACGATGCCACCACCGGGGAGCGCGTCGACCGGTTCGAGATCCCCGCGCCGGGCTAA
- a CDS encoding LysE family translocator: MHHTASEMLAVGAALGVSGGLAPGPLQALIVAETLGNGLRAGLAVAVVPVITDGPLVTAAGLAAARLPGWVLRYLGLAGSAVLAYMGLSLIREADSAEPARSEGAGSSLRRAVVVNLLNPHPYVFWLTVGSSMMGSARSLPEMVAFPVGFFLGIVSTQAGIAVAVHRALSLTPAERVGGARRLSGVLLLGAAAYLAYVSLRDMPS, from the coding sequence GTGCACCACACCGCGTCCGAGATGCTGGCGGTAGGCGCCGCGCTGGGCGTGAGCGGCGGGCTGGCCCCGGGTCCGCTGCAGGCGCTCATCGTGGCGGAGACGCTCGGGAACGGCCTGCGGGCCGGGCTGGCGGTGGCCGTGGTCCCCGTGATCACGGACGGTCCGCTGGTCACGGCCGCGGGGTTGGCGGCCGCGCGGCTCCCCGGCTGGGTCCTCCGGTACCTCGGACTCGCGGGGTCCGCCGTCCTGGCCTACATGGGGCTGTCGCTGATCAGGGAGGCGGACTCGGCCGAACCCGCGCGGTCGGAGGGCGCCGGGTCCTCGCTGCGGCGCGCCGTGGTCGTCAACCTGCTGAACCCACACCCCTACGTGTTCTGGCTCACCGTGGGGAGCTCGATGATGGGTTCGGCACGCTCGCTCCCGGAGATGGTGGCGTTCCCCGTGGGCTTCTTCCTCGGGATCGTGAGCACCCAGGCCGGGATAGCGGTGGCCGTTCACCGCGCGCTCTCGCTGACGCCCGCCGAGCGGGTGGGCGGGGCGAGGCGGTTGTCCGGGGTCCTGCTACTCGGGGCGGCCGCCTACCTGGCCTACGTCTCGCTGCGTGACATGCCCTCCTGA
- a CDS encoding transglutaminase-like domain-containing protein → MTRNSEVVDWLHSSNGPTWPLSNWVKAVKYIVYVAPERKEDPTPLKVVQVAESPNTLDCSTKDVPYWGEVTWGKVSERDFANAVQAMNGGTLESQLFKAAVRIAYWVASKIPARDYSTPGDMDWTEFTPLQVLKEYWRGWNCAGHAVLAVALMRAAMIPAKVVGGLLAGEGHAWVAFYNQDFRWVHVDPTGDAGNSYMQLYLAPRVITDDDVEAHSGYYCDDNATTIDDIEREWIPVAPIVVVAALMIY, encoded by the coding sequence GTGACGAGGAACAGTGAGGTCGTGGATTGGCTCCACTCGTCGAACGGACCCACCTGGCCGCTGAGCAACTGGGTCAAAGCCGTCAAGTACATCGTCTACGTAGCTCCGGAGCGTAAGGAGGATCCAACACCGCTGAAGGTAGTTCAGGTGGCCGAGTCGCCAAATACTCTCGACTGTTCCACGAAAGATGTTCCCTACTGGGGTGAAGTGACGTGGGGTAAAGTCAGCGAGAGGGATTTCGCAAACGCTGTACAGGCAATGAACGGGGGTACGCTCGAATCCCAACTGTTCAAGGCCGCGGTGAGAATCGCCTACTGGGTGGCTAGTAAGATCCCCGCGAGGGACTACAGCACGCCGGGCGACATGGATTGGACAGAGTTCACACCGTTGCAGGTGTTGAAGGAATACTGGCGTGGGTGGAACTGTGCTGGGCACGCTGTCCTGGCAGTAGCTCTGATGAGGGCGGCGATGATACCGGCGAAAGTCGTAGGTGGGCTATTGGCGGGCGAAGGACATGCTTGGGTTGCGTTCTATAACCAAGACTTCAGGTGGGTGCACGTGGATCCCACCGGCGACGCGGGCAACAGCTACATGCAACTCTATCTAGCGCCTCGCGTCATTACCGACGACGACGTCGAGGCGCACTCAGGATACTATTGTGACGACAACGCTACCACGATAGACGACATCGAGAGGGAGTGGATACCGGTAGCACCGATCGTGGTTGTCGCCGCACTAATGATATACTGA